In the Gossypium raimondii isolate GPD5lz chromosome 9, ASM2569854v1, whole genome shotgun sequence genome, one interval contains:
- the LOC105799820 gene encoding uncharacterized protein LOC105799820: MNMEARVGVVVEGGQRALNSAHGAVVDAGARKFLQQQQQQQHEHSSKQGLNPQVGTVQQLLAGGIAGAFSKTCTAPLARLTILFQVQGMQSDVSALSKASIWREASRIINEEGFKAFWKGNLVTIAHRLPYTAVNFYAYERYKSFLQSTLCLENQRGKAGADLGVHFVGGGLAGMTAASATYPLDLVRTRLAAQRNSIYYRGIWHAFHTICREEGIFGLYKGLGATLLGVGPSIAISFSVYESLRSYWQLQRPDDSTIMVSLACGSLSGIASSTATFPIDLVRRRMQLEGAAGRARVYKTGLTGTFRHIIHSEGLRGLYRGILPEYYKVVPGVGIVFMTYETLKMLLSSIPTGY; encoded by the exons ATGAATATGGAGGCAAGAGTTGGGGTGGTGGTAGAAGGAGGGCAAAGGGCTTTAAATTCAGCACACGGAGCTGTTGTAGATGCTGGGGCTAGAAAGTTTTtacagcagcagcagcaacaacaacaTGAGCATTCTTCAAAGCAGGGCTTGAATCCGCAGGTTGGGACTGTTCAACAGCTTCTTGCTGGTGGTATTGCTGGTGCTTTTAGCAAGACTTGTACGGCTCCTCTTGCTCGTTTAACCATCTTATTTCAG GTCCAAGGAATGCAGTCAGATGTATCAGCATTGAGCAAGGCTAGCATATGGCGTGAGGCTTCTCGCATTATTAATGAAGAAGGGTTCAAAGCATTTTGGAAAGGCAATCTGGTTACCATTGCTCATCGTCTTCCCTACACTGCAGTCAACTTCTATGCCTATGAACGCTACAAGAGT TTTCTGCAGTCTACCCTCTGCTTGGAAAATCAAAGGGGAAAAGCTGGTGCTGATCTCGGTGTGCACTTTGTAGGCGGTGGGTTGGCTGGAATGACTGCTGCCTCTGCTACATATCCATTGGATCTTGTAAGGACGCGTCTTGCAGCCCAG AGAAACTCAATATACTACAGGGGTATTTGGCATGCCTTTCATACCATTTGCAGAGAAGAGGGAATTTTCGGCTTGTATAAAGGACTTGGAGCAACATTATTG GGTGTTGGACCAAGTATAGCTATAAGCTTTTCAGTATATGAATCTTTGAGATCTTATTGGCAATTACAAAg GCCTGATGATTCCACTATTATGGTTAGTCTTGCTTGTGGCAGCCTCTCAGGCATTGCATCATCAACAG CTACGTTTCCTATTGATCTCGTGAGGAGACGCATGCAACTGGAAGGGGCTGCAGGGCGAGCTCGTGTTTACAAAACTGGGTTGACTGGGACTTTCAGGCATATAATCCATTCGGAAGGTCTTCGTGGCTTGTACAGAGGGATTCTGCCTGAATACTACAAGGTGGTTCCTGGTGTAGGCATTGTCTTCATGACCTACGAGACATTGAAGATGCTTCTATCAAGCATCCCAACCGGTTATTAG